Below is a genomic region from Anoxybacillus flavithermus.
ACAACTTGTGCGTTACCGCGAGCTTCCATACCTTCGACGCGACCGCGACGAGAAGTGATGTCACCCATGATGTCACCTAAATATTCTTCAGGGACGATGACTTCTACTTTCATGATTGGCTCAAGCAATACAGGGTCACATTTTGCCGCTGCGTTTTTCAATGCCATAGAAGCAGCGATTTTGAACGCCATTTCGCTTGAGTCAACATCGTGGTAAGAACCGTCAAATAATTTCGCTTTAATGTCAACAACTGGGTATCCAGCAAGAACACCGTTTTGCATTGCATCTTCAAGACCTGCTTGAATTGCAGGGATGTATTCTCTCGGAACAACCCCACCGACAATCGCGTTTTCGAATTCAAAGCCTTTTCCTTCTTCGTTTGGCGAGAACTCGATCCAAACGTGACCGTATTGACCGCGACCACCAGACTGACGCACAAATTTACCTTCAACTTGTGCAGATTTACGGAATGTTTCGCGGTACGCAACTTGAGGAGCACCAACGTTCGCTTCTACCTTAAACTCGCGACGCATGCGGTCAACGATGATGTCAAGGTGAAGCTCACCCATACCCGCGATGATTGTTTGACCTGTTTCTTGGTCTGTCCATGCACGGAATGTTGGGTCCTCTTCTTGAAGTTTTTGTAGTGCTGTGCTCATCTTATCTTGGTCAGCTTTTGACTTCGGTTCGATCGCGATTTGAATAACTGGCTCTGGGAATTGCATAGACTCCAAGATAACTGGGTCTTTTTCATCACACAACGTATCACCAGTTGTTGTATCTTTTAAACCTACAGCTGCCGCAATGTCACCTGCGTAAACTTGTGCGATTTCTTCGCGGTGGTTTGCGTGCATTTGTAGAATACGACCGATACGTTCACGCTTACGTTTTGTTGAGTTCAACACGTAAGAACCAGAGTTTAATGTACCTGAGTATACGCGGAAGAACGTCAACTTACCAACGTAAGGGTCTGTCATAATTTTGAACGCTAGCGCTGCAAACGGAGCATCGTCACGCGCTTCACGAACTGTTTCTTCTTCTGTATCAGGAACAGTTCCTTTAATCGCAGGAATGTCGACTGGCGATGGTAAGTAGTCAACAACGCCGTCAAGCATTAATTGAACACCTTTGTTTTTGAATGCAGAACCACAAAATACTGGGAAGAATTGCACAGAAACTGTCGCTTTACGAATTGCAGCTTTTAACTCTTCTTTCGTAATTTCTTCCCCTTCTAAATATTTCATCATTAATTCTTCGTCGAGCTCTGCAACCGCTTCAATTAATTTCCCGCGGTATTCTTCTGCCATATCACGATAGTCTTCAGGAATCTCGATGCGCTCGATGTTTTTTCCTAATTCATCGTGATAGTGATATGCGCACATTTCAACAAGGTCGATGATGCCTGTAAATTGATCTTCTGCACCAATTGGTAATTGAACAGGGTGCGCATTCGCTTGTAAACGCTCATGAAGCGTTTTAACAGAGTATAAAAAGTCAGCGCCAATTTTGTCCATTTTGTTTACGAAAACAATACGTGGAACGCCATATGTAGTCGCTTGGCGCCATACTGTTTCTGTTTGCGGTTCTACACCTGATTGTGCGTCTAATACCGCGACTGCACCGTCTAATACACGCAATGAACGCTCAACTTCTACTGTGAAGTCGACGTGTCCAGGTGTATCGATGATGTTAATGCGATGGCCTTTCCATTGAGCTGTCGTCGCTGCGGATGTAATTGTAATTCCGCGCTCTTGTTCTTGCTCCATCCAGTCCATCGTTGCTGCGCCCTCATGAACTTCACCGATTTTATGAACGCGTCCTGTGTAGAAAAGGATACGCTCTGTTGTTGTTGTTTTACCGGCGTCGATATGGGCCATGATTCCGATATTGCGAGTGTTTTCCAAGGAGAACTGTCTTGCCATATGGATTTTTTCTCCTTCCTTAAATGAAGTATCGTAATTTTATTTGCATATAGGAATATAGGCGAATGAGCGATGGGCATGCTTTTTTAGTTTCAACCGCATCGCTCTCACCTATTCTTAATTTAACGAAAAAATTACCAACGATAGTGTGCAAACGCTTTGTTTGCTTCTGCCATTTTGTGTGTATCTTCGCGTTTTTTCACAGCTGCACCTGTATTATTCGCTGCATCCATGATCTCGTTCGCTAAACGCTCTTCCATCGTTTTTTCTCCACGAAGACGAGCATAGTTCACGAGCCAACGGAGACCTAATGTTGTACGGCGCTCTGGACGCACCTCAACAGGAACTTGGTAGTTTGCACCACCAACACGGCGTGCACGAACTTCAAGAACTGGCATAACGTTTTTTAACGCTTGCTCAAACACTTCCATTGGATCTTTACCTGTGCGCTCACGAATGATATCGAACGCTGTGTAAAGAATTTTTTGTGCTTTACCTTTTTTACCGTCAATCATAATTTTATTGATTAAACGTGTAACTAGCTTTGAATTGTAAATTGGATCTGGTAACACATCTCGTTTAGGAACCGGACCTTTACGTGGCATATTTTTTCCTCCTTTCAGTAAAAATCAACAAAAGATGTCGAATATTATTTCTTAGCTGCTTTTGGTTTTTTCGCACCGTATTTAGAACGACCTTGCATACGGTTCGCTACACCTGCTGTATCTAAAGCACCGCGGACGATGTGGTAACGTACCCCCGGTAAGTCTTTTACACGTCCACCGCGAATTAATACAACGCTGTGTTCTTGTAAGTTGTGACCGATACCTGGGATGTATGCAGTTACCTCGATACCGTTAGATAAACGTACACGGGCATATTTACGAAGCGCAGAGTTTGGCTTCTTTGGTGTCATTGTACCTACACGTGTACATACTCCACGTTTTTGCGGAGAGTAAACAGTTGTTTGAACTTTTTTGAAGCTGTTATACCCTTTATTTAACGCAGGTGATTTAGATTTCACTACCTTTTTTGTACGACCTTTACGTACAAGCTGGTTAATTGTAGGCATGGTAAATTTCCTCCCTTCACAATCAAATTCAAGCCCACACATCCAGGTGGCTCATTTTTATGCAAAAACAAAGTTTTTGTAGTAACCCACAAAAACAGTTTTTAACGAATAATCGCAACAGCTGCAGCTCCTACGTCAATCCCACATGCCTTTCCAAGCTTTTTCGTTGAATCGACTTTTAAAATTGGAACGTTTCGATCGTTCGCTGCTTTTACGACTTTTTCAATCACGGCTACGTCAGCATCTTCAGCAACGACTACCTCTTTAACGTTCCCATCTTTCAGAGCACGTACTGTTTGTTTCGTTCCTACAACAATCTGTTTCGCCTGTGCGACTTTTTCATAAGACATGTAACATATCCTCCAAAGTGACAGGTTTTCGGAACACCTTTATTATGCTATCACTTTCTGAGTGCTGTGTCAACTATTATTTTTTGACCTGTTGCTAGCTCCGTTTGCTAGCAACAGGATCATCATCATTTCGTTGTAACAGCATCCTCGTCTTTTGTTGTTTTAATTACCGGCTTTACTTTGCGGTAACGAGCCATACCTGTTCCCGCTGGAACAAGTTTACCGATAATGACGTTTTCTTTTAATCCAAGTAATTCGTCACGTTTTCCTTTAATTGCCGCATCCGTTAAGACGCGCGTTGTCTCTTGGAATGAAGCTGCAGACAAGAACGAATCTGTTTCAAGCGATGCTTTCGTAATTCCAAGTAATACTGGGCGAGCTGTCGCTGGACGTTTGCCTTCCATCAACACTTTTGCGTTCGCATCTGTGAATTGATGGATATCAAGCAATGTACCAGGCAACAAGTCTGTATCGCCCGCGTCAATGACGCGCACTTTTCGAAGCATTTGACGGACCATAACCTCGATATGTTTATCGCTAATTTCTACCCCTTGCATGCGGTATACTTTTTGTACTTCACGCAATAAGTATTCTTGTACAGCGTTCATATCTTTGACTCTCAACAACTCTTTCGGGTCGATTGAGCCTTCTGTTAGTTCTTGACCGCGCTCAACCTTATGTCCTTCTTGCACTTTCAAGCGCGCGCTGTAAGGAGCTGTATACGTACGTGTCTCGACTTCGCCTTGAATGACAATTTCACGTTGACGGTCACGCGTTTCGTTAATCGCCACAACAACACCATCAATTTCTGAAATGACGGCTTGACCTTTTGGATTACGCGCTTCAAATAACTCTTGTACGCGCGGTAAACCTTGTGTGATATCGTCTCCTGCCACCCCACCTGTGTGGAACGTACGCATTGTAAGCTGTGTACCCGGCTCACCGATCGATTGGGCTGCGATAATACCGACCGCTTCACCAACTTCAACTTCCGCACCCGTTGCCAAGTTGCGTCCGTAACATTTTTTACATACACCATGACGCGTGTTACATGTAAATGCAGAACGAATCCATACTTCTTCAATACCTGCTTTGACAATCGCATTCGCGATGTCTTCTGTAATCATTTCATTTTCACGCACGAGCACTTCGCCCGTTTCCGGATGTTTCACCGTCTTACGTGCGTAACGTCCAATGAGACGATCTTCGAGTTTCACAATCACTTCTGTACCGTCTTTTAACGCACGAATTAACGTACCACGATCTGTGCCACAATCATCTT
It encodes:
- a CDS encoding 50S ribosomal protein L7ae-like protein; amino-acid sequence: MSYEKVAQAKQIVVGTKQTVRALKDGNVKEVVVAEDADVAVIEKVVKAANDRNVPILKVDSTKKLGKACGIDVGAAAVAIIR
- a CDS encoding 30S ribosomal protein S12; translation: MPTINQLVRKGRTKKVVKSKSPALNKGYNSFKKVQTTVYSPQKRGVCTRVGTMTPKKPNSALRKYARVRLSNGIEVTAYIPGIGHNLQEHSVVLIRGGRVKDLPGVRYHIVRGALDTAGVANRMQGRSKYGAKKPKAAKK
- a CDS encoding elongation factor G codes for the protein MARQFSLENTRNIGIMAHIDAGKTTTTERILFYTGRVHKIGEVHEGAATMDWMEQEQERGITITSAATTAQWKGHRINIIDTPGHVDFTVEVERSLRVLDGAVAVLDAQSGVEPQTETVWRQATTYGVPRIVFVNKMDKIGADFLYSVKTLHERLQANAHPVQLPIGAEDQFTGIIDLVEMCAYHYHDELGKNIERIEIPEDYRDMAEEYRGKLIEAVAELDEELMMKYLEGEEITKEELKAAIRKATVSVQFFPVFCGSAFKNKGVQLMLDGVVDYLPSPVDIPAIKGTVPDTEEETVREARDDAPFAALAFKIMTDPYVGKLTFFRVYSGTLNSGSYVLNSTKRKRERIGRILQMHANHREEIAQVYAGDIAAAVGLKDTTTGDTLCDEKDPVILESMQFPEPVIQIAIEPKSKADQDKMSTALQKLQEEDPTFRAWTDQETGQTIIAGMGELHLDIIVDRMRREFKVEANVGAPQVAYRETFRKSAQVEGKFVRQSGGRGQYGHVWIEFSPNEEGKGFEFENAIVGGVVPREYIPAIQAGLEDAMQNGVLAGYPVVDIKAKLFDGSYHDVDSSEMAFKIAASMALKNAAAKCDPVLLEPIMKVEVIVPEEYLGDIMGDITSRRGRVEGMEARGNAQVVRAMVPLSEMFGYATSLRSNTQGRGTFTMVFDHYEEVPKSIAEEIIKKNKGE
- a CDS encoding 30S ribosomal protein S7, whose product is MPRKGPVPKRDVLPDPIYNSKLVTRLINKIMIDGKKGKAQKILYTAFDIIRERTGKDPMEVFEQALKNVMPVLEVRARRVGGANYQVPVEVRPERRTTLGLRWLVNYARLRGEKTMEERLANEIMDAANNTGAAVKKREDTHKMAEANKAFAHYRW